AGGGATTTCCTGGGGCCGGTGTCCTTGGCGCCGAACTGAAAAACAGGTTTCAGCACCTCGATTGGCGAGGGCTTGCGCGGCTGCTGTTCCGGCGGAGGCGGCTTATCGACCTTCTGCTCGGGCGGCTTTTCAACCTTCGGTTCCGGCGGCTTTTCCTTTGGCGACGGCGCAGGGGCAGGTTTCGGTTTGGGCTGATCGGGCGGAGGGACGATCGCGATGTTTACCGGTTGCTCCTGCTGCGGCTGTTGGGGAGGCCTCGGCAGGCTGTAGACCAGGAGCGCTGCGATGAGCGCATGCAGGACCAGCGATGCGGACAAGCCCCATAGCAAATTCCGACGCCACTCTCGTGTCTCGTCCTTCATGCTGACCGATGTGGAATGAAATAGCGGCGGCTTCAAGCATAGCCATCGGATTGGTTTAATTTAACCGCTGACAGCTTGGTGATCTGGATGGGCACTGGCAGGGCCGCGCCCCGGAGACAGGCGCGGCTCGACGATCCGTTGCAACTGACGCCGCCTGGCCGGCGACGCGCGCAATTCCAGGAAAACCGCTGCGCCTTTTCCTGGAATTGCTAGACCAGCATGCCCATCGGGTTTTCGATCAGCCGTTTGAAGGCGACGAGCAGTTCCGCACCCAGCGCTCCATCGACGGCCCGATGGTCGGTCGACAGCGTCACCGACATCACCGTGGCGATTTTGATCTCGCCATTCCTGACCACCGCCCGCTCCTCGCCGGCACCCACCGCCAGGATCGTCGCATGCGGCGGGTTGATCACTGCGGCGAAGTCCTTGATGCCGAACATGCCGAGGTTCGACACCGCCGTGGTGCCGCCCTGATACTCTTCGGGCTTCAGCTTGCGGCTGCGGGCACGGCTGGCCAGATCCTTCATCTCGTTGGAGATGGTGGACAGCGTCTTTTCGTCGGCCCTGCGGATGATCGGCGTGATCAGCCCGCCCGGGATCGACACGGCAACGCCGACATCGGCATGCCTGTGCTTGACCATGGCGCTCTCGGTCCACGAGGCATTGGCATCCGGCACCGCCTTCAAGGCCATGGCCATGGCCTTGATCACCATGTCGTTGACCGAGAGCTTGTAGGCGGGTGCTTCACCCTTATCGGTCTTCCTTGTCGGTGCCGCCGCATTGAGCTGCGAGCGTAGCGCCAGCAGCGCGTCGAGTTCGCAATCGAGCGTCAGGTAGAAATGCGGGATGGTGGTCTTGGCCTCGACCAGCCGCCGCGCGATGGTCTTGCGCATATTGTCATGCGGGACGAGTTCGTAGGAGCCTTCCTCGAAGAGACGCAGCACGTCCCCCTCTCCCTTGAGGGGAGGGTGGCCGGCCAAAGGCCGGTCGGGTGGGGTCGACCCGACCGGGCTCGGCGCAAAGGCGGCGCTCGATGAAGGGGCGGTGCCTTCTGCGGCGACCCCCTCCGTCCGCTTCGCGGACACCTCCCCCTCGAGGGGGGAGGAGATCGCCGCTTCGACATCGGCCTTCGTTACGCGGCCATAGGGACCCGAGCCTGATATGGCGGAGAGGCTCAAACCCGCCTCACGGGCAAGGCGGCGGGCAAGAGGCGTAGCGCGGGTTCTCCCCTCCCCCTCGAGGGGAGGGTGGCCGGCCGCAGGCCGGTCGGGTGGGGTCGGTTCGACCGGACTCGGCACAATGGCAGTGCTCGACGCCATGGAGGAGCCTCCTGAAGCGACCCCCTCTATCGACTTCGTCGACATCTCCCCCACGAGGGGGGAGACTGCCGCCACGTCCTGCTTGTCCCCATAAGCCTCGCCGTCGGCATAGATCCAGGCCACCGGCGCGCCGACCGGAATATCGACGCCTTCCCGGCCGGTGACATCGCGCAGGATGCCGCTGGCCGGCGCGTCGATCTCCATCGCCGCCTTGTCAGTCTCGATCTCGAACAGCACGTCGCCCTTCTTGACCTGCTGGCCTTCCGTAGCGAACCAACGCGAGATCTGTCCGGTCGCCATGTCCATGTCGACCTTGGGAAGAATGACTTCGGTCGCCATTTCTCAGCGAACCCCTTTCACCAGGTCGCGCGCGGCGGTGATGATGTCAGGAACCTGCGGCACCGTGGCCTTTTCCAGCTCCGGATTGTAGGGGATCGGCGTCTCGGCGCCGCCCAGCCGCACGATCGGCGCGTCGAGATAGTCGAACGCCTCGCTTTCGGCGATTATGGCGCTGACCTCGGCGCCGATGCCCAGCGTCTTGACCGCCTCGTAGACGCACATCAGCCGCGACGTCTTCTTGACGCTGTCGATGACGGTCTGCTTGTCCATCGGCCGGATGGTCCTCAGGTCGACGACTTCGACGTCAATGCCTTCAGCTTCCAGCGTCACGGCGGCGTGGAGCGCCTTCTGCACCATGATGGAAGTGGCGACGATGGTCAGGTCCCGGCCCTCGCGTCGGATGTCGGCCTTGCCGATCGGCACCGTGTAATAGCCTTCGGGAACCGGCCCTTTCGCCTTGTAGAGCAGCTTGTGCTCGAAGATCATCACCGGATCGGGATCGGCGACCGCCGCCAAGAGCATGCCCTTGGCATCATAGGGTGTCGCCGGCTGGATGACCTTCAGGCCCGGCACATGGCCGAGCCAGGCCTCGAGGCTCTGGCTGTGCTGTGCCGCGGCACCCGTACCCGAGCCGGCGGGAAAGCGCATCACCACGGGCACCGAAACCTCACCACCCAGCATGAAACGCATCTTGGCTGCCTGGTTGACGATCTGCTCCATGGCGAGCGTGGCGAAATCGGAGAACTGGAACTCGAAGATCGGCCGCATGCCGGTAAGCGCCGCACCGACCGCGACGCCAGCGCCACCCAGCTCCGAAATCGGTGTGTCGATCACCCGCTCGGTGCCAAAGCGATCGACAAGATCGCCCGTCACCTGGAAGGCGCCGCCATAGACGCCGATGTCCTCGCCCATCAGGAAGACGCGTTCGTCCATGTCCATGGCGATCGCCATCGCCTCCTGGATCGCCTGGGCGTAGCTCAGTTCACGCACCATCGCGTCCATCACGCCTGCTCCGTATACACGTAATTTCCGGTCTCGCGCACATCCGGCGACGGGCTCACCTTGGCGAACTCGATGCCATCGGCGATTTCCCGCGCCACCGCCTCGCGAATGGCCTCGATGCCCTTGTCGTCGATGAAGCCGAATTCGCGCAGCTCGTTCTCGAACAGCGTGATCGGGTCGCGGTTCGACATCCAGTCCTCGATCTCCTCCTTGGTGCGATAGCGGTTGCGGTCGCTCTTGGAATGGCCGCGATAGCGGTAGGTCTTGGATTCGATCAGCGTCGGCCCCTCGCCCGCCCGCGCCCGCTCGACGGCCTTGTGCGATGCCTCGGCGACTTCGGAGAAGATGTTGCCGTTGACGATGACGCCAGGCATCGAATAGGCGGCGGCGCGTTCGGCGATGTTCTTGACCGCGGTGGAGCGGGCCGTCGATGTCGACATGCCGTAGCCATTGTTCTCGCAGACGAAGATCACTGGCAGCTTCCACACCGCCGCCATGTTCAGCGCCTCGTGGAAGGCGCCCTCATTGTTGGCGCCGTCCCCGAAGAAGGAGACGACGACCTTGCCCGTCTTCATCATCTTGGATGAGAGCGCCGCCCCGACGGCAATCGGAATACCGCCGCCGACGATGCCGTTGGCGCCGAGATTGCCCTTGGCGACATCGGCAATATGCATCGAACCGCCGCGCCCCTTGCAGTAGCCGGTGGTCTTGCCGAAGAACTCGGCGAACATGCGCTTGACCTCCGCACCCTTGGCAATGCAGTGGCCATGGCCGCGATGCGTCGAGGTGATCTGGTCATCCTCGCCGAGCGGCATGCAGATGCCCATGGCGCTGGCTTCCTGGCCGATCGACAGGTGCATGGTGCCGTGGATCAGGCCACGCATGTAGCTTTCCTCGGCGCCCTCTTCGAAGCGGCGGATAAGGTACATCTTGTAGAGCACCTGCTTGAGCTGTTCGGCGCTGTACTGGCGATAGACGAACGGCAGGTTGGCGCGGCTGTCCGCGACGGCTTTGCTGGCTCCGGCCATGATCAGGCTCCCACGGTTCCGTAGACAAGCTTGTCCTGGCGGGCGCGCAGTTCGGCGATCTTGGAGCCTGCGGCCGGGGCGGCATTCGCGTAGGTGATGAGCTCGCCCTTCTTGATCGGCGCCGTCACCGAACCGCCCTGCAGCAGGCCGCACGGAATGGCCTTGGCGGCATGCGCCTCGGACGCCGTCATGATCCAGGCGCGGTAGCAATATTCGCCGATCGCATCCAGCTTCTCGCCCGGCTGCATGTCCTTCTTGGCCACCGCGCAGACCTCGGCCACCGGCTTGGCCAGCGGCACCATGTCGGCCTTGCCGTAGAGCACGACGCGAGCGCAGGTCAGCGGCACTTCCAGCGACGTCAAATGATAGGGGCGATGGAAGGTGAAGTATGGGCCCTTGCCCATCTTCAGATCTTCCATGCGCTCCGAGATACGCGGATGCGACATGTCGGCGACGACGAAGACGCCGGGCGCGACGCCCTTGCCGATCGAGTAGTCGACGACGCCGACCCTGGACAGCACGCCGCCATCCTTCTGCGGCACCAGCACCTTGTTCAGTTCGCCGAGCGTTGCCGCCGGGCCATGCATGCCGGCCTTGTCGGGCACCAGCCCCGTGGCATTGGCGATCGCCGCCATCTCGACCATCGTCTTCGAACCGTCGACGAATTCGACCAGCATGCGCACATTCATGTGCCGGCGCCTGGCCTCTTCCTCATAGTCGGGCGGCGTGGCGTCGATGTTGAGCGGATTGTTCTTGCCCTTGCCGGCGGCGACGATCGGATGGCCCATGGCCGAAACGAATTCGATCAGCTCCATGCAGGAGGATGGCTCGTCGCCGGCGCCCAGCGAATAGGTGACGCCAAGCCGGTCAGCCTCGCTCTTGAGGTAGGCGCCGATCGTGACGTCGGCCTCGACATTCATCATCACCAGATGCTTGCCGTGCTCCATGGCGCGCAGCCCGATCTCGGCGCCGACCGCGGGGACACCCGTCGCGTCGATGACGACGTCGATCAGATCATTGTTGATGACCAGGCTGGCGTCGTTTGTCACCGCCACCTTGCCGGCCTCCATGGCGGCCGTCATCGCCGAAGCGTTCGACACCTCGCGCGCGTGGCCGGTTTCCTGGAAAGCGATGTCCACCGCCTTGCTGGCCGCGGGCAGGTTCAATTCGGAAATCGCGCCGATCTCGATGCCGGACATGTGGGCGACGCGGGTGACGATATCGGTTCCCATTTCGCCGGAACCGATCAGGCCGATACGGATGGGCTTGCCCGACTTGCCGCGTTCTTCGAGATCACGGGCAAGGCCCGTCAATGAAACATTGGAAGCCATACCGCTCGTTCCTCCCACATTGCAGGCTTGTTCAATCACCTGACGGGTATTGAACATCTGTATTTCTGTCAAGACTAATGTCCAGAATTACGCGACTTTCCTAGGCTTCCGGAGGCTTGCGGCAGGTGTGGAATGGCACTCGGGAAAACCGGATGCCACGGGTTTGACCCGTCGGCGTCCGATCCTGTTGGCGGCATGCGTTGTCCGGCTATCGGAAATTCTCGGAAATGCACGATCACCCCGTCCGCATCGATGAAAATCACGGCATAGGCGGGCGCTTCTTCGCCCAGCCGCCAGCTGTCTGAAAAATCGAGCGCGGTCTGGTGGTTGGTGCTGCGCAGCGTGCTGACCGGTATGCCGCGCCAGCTGCCGGCGATCAGCCGGTGGACATGGCCGGCGAAGATGTGGCGGACATTGCCATGGCGCGCTAGTCCCCTGGAACAAAAGTAAGCTTCATTTTGTTTGGCTTCTGTCACAAGAGCAGGAGTTTGATTCATGGCTGGCAGGCAGGCGGACCTTGTCGTTCTAAGCGACGCGGATAGAGGTTTCCTCGAATCTCAGGTGCGCCGGCATAAGGCGCCGCGCTCCTTGTCGGATCGATGCCGGATGGTCTTGCTGTGCGCGCAGGGTTTGCAAAGCAAAGACGTTGCCGAACGCCTGGGTGTTCACGAGCACACGGTTGGCAAGTGGCGCCGTCGGTTCGTACAGGATGGTATTGAAGGGCTGACAGATGAATATCGTACCGGTCGACCGCGAACTGTCTCCGATGCCCAGGTTGCTCAGGTCGTCGAGCGTACGTTGAACACCACTCCCAAGGATGCCACGCACTGGTCCATCCGTTCGATGGCAGCCGACCGCGGCCTTTCTCATACCACCATCCGTCGGATCTGGACCGCGTTTGGCCTGCAGCCGCATCGTACCGAGACATTCAAGCTTTCCTCCGATCCGCTCTTCGTTGATAAGGTGCAGGACATCGTCGGCCTCTATATGTCACCACCGGACCGGGCGATCGTGCTATGCGTGGATGAGAAATCGCAAATCCAGGCATTGGATCGCGAGCAGCCGGTTCTGCCTATGGCACCGGGCGTCGCCGAACGGCGTACTCATACTTATGTTCGCAACGGCACGACTTCTCTGTTCGCCGCGCTCGATGTTGCCACTGGGGGGCGGTGATAGGTCATTGCTACAAGCGTCACCGGGCCACCGAATTCCTCGACTTCCTGAAGCGGATCGACACCGAAATGCCCAATGGCCCGGACGTGCATCTGGTGATGGACAACTATGCGACCCACAAGACGCCGAGGATCAAGGCTTGGCTCGCGCGCCGTCCACACTGGCATGTTCACTTCACGCCA
The genomic region above belongs to Mesorhizobium sp. B4-1-4 and contains:
- a CDS encoding pyruvate dehydrogenase complex dihydrolipoamide acetyltransferase is translated as MATEVILPKVDMDMATGQISRWFATEGQQVKKGDVLFEIETDKAAMEIDAPASGILRDVTGREGVDIPVGAPVAWIYADGEAYGDKQDVAAVSPLVGEMSTKSIEGVASGGSSMASSTAIVPSPVEPTPPDRPAAGHPPLEGEGRTRATPLARRLAREAGLSLSAISGSGPYGRVTKADVEAAISSPLEGEVSAKRTEGVAAEGTAPSSSAAFAPSPVGSTPPDRPLAGHPPLKGEGDVLRLFEEGSYELVPHDNMRKTIARRLVEAKTTIPHFYLTLDCELDALLALRSQLNAAAPTRKTDKGEAPAYKLSVNDMVIKAMAMALKAVPDANASWTESAMVKHRHADVGVAVSIPGGLITPIIRRADEKTLSTISNEMKDLASRARSRKLKPEEYQGGTTAVSNLGMFGIKDFAAVINPPHATILAVGAGEERAVVRNGEIKIATVMSVTLSTDHRAVDGALGAELLVAFKRLIENPMGMLV
- a CDS encoding alpha-ketoacid dehydrogenase subunit beta, coding for MDAMVRELSYAQAIQEAMAIAMDMDERVFLMGEDIGVYGGAFQVTGDLVDRFGTERVIDTPISELGGAGVAVGAALTGMRPIFEFQFSDFATLAMEQIVNQAAKMRFMLGGEVSVPVVMRFPAGSGTGAAAQHSQSLEAWLGHVPGLKVIQPATPYDAKGMLLAAVADPDPVMIFEHKLLYKAKGPVPEGYYTVPIGKADIRREGRDLTIVATSIMVQKALHAAVTLEAEGIDVEVVDLRTIRPMDKQTVIDSVKKTSRLMCVYEAVKTLGIGAEVSAIIAESEAFDYLDAPIVRLGGAETPIPYNPELEKATVPQVPDIITAARDLVKGVR
- a CDS encoding thiamine pyrophosphate-dependent dehydrogenase E1 component subunit alpha → MAGASKAVADSRANLPFVYRQYSAEQLKQVLYKMYLIRRFEEGAEESYMRGLIHGTMHLSIGQEASAMGICMPLGEDDQITSTHRGHGHCIAKGAEVKRMFAEFFGKTTGYCKGRGGSMHIADVAKGNLGANGIVGGGIPIAVGAALSSKMMKTGKVVVSFFGDGANNEGAFHEALNMAAVWKLPVIFVCENNGYGMSTSTARSTAVKNIAERAAAYSMPGVIVNGNIFSEVAEASHKAVERARAGEGPTLIESKTYRYRGHSKSDRNRYRTKEEIEDWMSNRDPITLFENELREFGFIDDKGIEAIREAVAREIADGIEFAKVSPSPDVRETGNYVYTEQA
- a CDS encoding NAD(P)H-dependent oxidoreductase, encoding MASNVSLTGLARDLEERGKSGKPIRIGLIGSGEMGTDIVTRVAHMSGIEIGAISELNLPAASKAVDIAFQETGHAREVSNASAMTAAMEAGKVAVTNDASLVINNDLIDVVIDATGVPAVGAEIGLRAMEHGKHLVMMNVEADVTIGAYLKSEADRLGVTYSLGAGDEPSSCMELIEFVSAMGHPIVAAGKGKNNPLNIDATPPDYEEEARRRHMNVRMLVEFVDGSKTMVEMAAIANATGLVPDKAGMHGPAATLGELNKVLVPQKDGGVLSRVGVVDYSIGKGVAPGVFVVADMSHPRISERMEDLKMGKGPYFTFHRPYHLTSLEVPLTCARVVLYGKADMVPLAKPVAEVCAVAKKDMQPGEKLDAIGEYCYRAWIMTASEAHAAKAIPCGLLQGGSVTAPIKKGELITYANAAPAAGSKIAELRARQDKLVYGTVGA
- a CDS encoding IS630 family transposase, coding for MGSRAAGSAYGTGRRRTAYSYLCSQRHDFSVRRARCCHWGAVIGHCYKRHRATEFLDFLKRIDTEMPNGPDVHLVMDNYATHKTPRIKAWLARRPHWHVHFTPTSASWINQVERWFAELTRKQLQRGVHRSTAELEADIDAFIETHNENPTPYKWVKSADQILASVKRFCQKTMNRTSDSGD